In Aquiflexum balticum DSM 16537, a single genomic region encodes these proteins:
- a CDS encoding rhodanese-like domain-containing protein: MNSLKKRILMIALIVFSGSFQVIQAQEGAPKLSPKEFQDQANKKKKNVILDIRTPEETAEGYIEGAVFVDFLAGDFEEKISKLNKKKTYFVYCRSAKRTIPATEKMMAMGFKKVYMLEGGLNNWMENDMPITKPKN, encoded by the coding sequence ATGAACAGTTTGAAGAAAAGGATTTTGATGATCGCATTGATAGTTTTCAGTGGATCTTTTCAGGTAATTCAAGCCCAAGAAGGAGCTCCTAAACTAAGTCCAAAAGAATTTCAGGATCAGGCCAATAAAAAGAAGAAAAACGTAATCCTCGATATCAGAACTCCTGAAGAAACTGCGGAAGGTTATATTGAAGGTGCAGTTTTCGTTGATTTTTTGGCTGGGGATTTTGAAGAGAAAATCAGCAAGCTAAATAAAAAGAAAACCTATTTTGTGTATTGCCGGTCCGCAAAAAGAACTATACCCGCCACTGAAAAGATGATGGCGATGGGATTTAAAAAGGTCTACATGCTCGAAGGCGGACTCAACAACTGGATGGAAAATGATATGCCTATCACCAAACCCAAGAATTAA
- a CDS encoding metallophosphoesterase family protein, translating to MKKIALISDSHGYIDQKVLDHLIEVDEIWHAGDIGDLNILEYLPQDKTRRIITGNIDGQSARQLFPEEIWFELEGVRVGMIHIAGKPPRYAKGIKEKIKLNQAGLFVCGHSHICKVEFDRSINCLYMNPGAIGQQGFHVVRTMLLFDLEKGKIQNLRVVELGKRGK from the coding sequence ATGAAAAAAATCGCCCTTATTTCGGATTCTCATGGATATATTGACCAAAAAGTCCTTGATCATTTGATCGAAGTAGATGAAATATGGCATGCAGGGGATATCGGGGATTTAAATATTTTGGAATATCTTCCTCAGGATAAAACCAGAAGAATCATAACAGGGAATATTGATGGTCAATCTGCGAGGCAATTGTTTCCTGAGGAAATTTGGTTTGAGTTGGAAGGAGTCCGTGTAGGGATGATACACATTGCCGGTAAACCTCCCCGATATGCCAAGGGAATAAAAGAGAAAATCAAGCTAAATCAAGCCGGGTTGTTTGTATGCGGCCACTCTCATATTTGTAAAGTGGAGTTTGATAGAAGCATCAACTGTCTGTATATGAATCCAGGTGCCATTGGACAACAGGGTTTTCATGTTGTCAGGACAATGTTGTTATTTGATTTGGAAAAAGGTAAAATTCAAAACCTCAGGGTTGTGGAATTGGGAAAAAGAGGGAAATGA